One Sphingomonas sp. LHG3406-1 genomic window carries:
- a CDS encoding beta-ketoacyl-ACP synthase III encodes MTLRSVFLGVGSALPARRVDNAELAAQVDTSDEWIVERTGIRSRYIAGDGETTASLAAEACRKALADAGLEATDIGLIVLATATPDQTFPSSATKVQHMLGIKDAIAFDVHAVCTGFLYALTVADSMLRGGNAKTALVIGAETFSRILDWEDRTTCVLFGDGAGAVVLRAEETDGRGILATKLHADGKWGDMLYVDGGPSTTGTVGKLRMKGREVFRHAVVNLADVLGEVLEEAGLTPDDVDWVVPHQANARIIDATARKLGLSPDKVVLTVDRHANTSAASVPLALDVAVKDGRIKRGDTVVLEAMGGGFTWGAAVLSV; translated from the coding sequence GTGACCCTTCGTAGCGTCTTCCTCGGGGTCGGATCGGCGCTGCCCGCCCGGCGCGTCGACAATGCGGAACTCGCCGCACAGGTGGACACGTCCGACGAGTGGATCGTCGAGCGCACGGGCATCCGCAGCCGCTATATCGCCGGCGATGGCGAGACGACCGCCAGCCTCGCCGCGGAGGCCTGCCGCAAGGCGCTCGCCGACGCCGGGCTCGAGGCGACCGACATCGGCCTCATCGTGCTCGCCACCGCGACCCCCGACCAGACCTTCCCGAGCTCGGCCACCAAAGTCCAGCACATGCTCGGGATCAAGGACGCGATCGCGTTCGACGTCCATGCCGTCTGCACGGGCTTCCTCTACGCGCTGACCGTCGCCGACTCGATGCTGCGCGGCGGCAATGCCAAGACCGCGCTGGTGATCGGCGCGGAGACCTTCAGCCGCATCCTCGACTGGGAAGATCGCACCACCTGCGTCCTGTTCGGCGACGGTGCCGGCGCGGTGGTGCTTCGCGCGGAAGAGACGGACGGGCGCGGGATCCTCGCGACCAAGCTCCATGCCGACGGCAAGTGGGGCGACATGCTCTATGTCGACGGCGGCCCCTCGACCACCGGGACGGTCGGCAAGCTGCGCATGAAGGGCCGCGAAGTCTTCCGTCATGCGGTCGTGAACCTCGCCGACGTGCTCGGCGAAGTGCTCGAGGAGGCGGGCCTTACGCCGGACGATGTCGACTGGGTCGTGCCGCATCAGGCGAACGCCCGGATCATCGACGCGACCGCCCGCAAGCTCGGCCTGTCGCCCGACAAGGTGGTGCTGACGGTCGACCGCCACGCCAATACTTCCGCCGCCTCGGTGCCGCTGGCGCTCGACGTCGCGGTGAAGGACGGACGGATCAAGCGCGGCGATACGGTGGTACTCGAGGCGATGGGCGGCGGCTTCACCTGGGGCGCCGCGGTACTTTCCGTTTAA
- a CDS encoding dipeptidase, which yields MRMSLLLAAASLLTVPAMAQPIEPKVQQRIDRILKRTPLIDGHNDLPWALREDFGSKVEGLASGTDKWTPPLMTDMARLRTGRVGGQFWSVYISGTILGDEAVRVTLEQIDTAHRIIDSYPNDLRFVRTADEMVAAHKAGRIGSMLGIEGGRQIGGSMAALRRFYDLGVRYMTLTHNQTTEWADAGTDEPRYDGLSPFGLEVVKEMNRLGMLVDLSHVSAATMRDAIAASRAPVIFSHSSAAGVNPHPRNVPDDVLRLMPANGGVVMVTWVPSFLSQAMWKWDGEFAAEEARLKTYNRANAAAVTRGMEAWVAANPRPVVGIKDVADHIEHVVRIAGVDHVGIGGDLDGIPRTPVGLEGVEAYPRLFAELIRRGWSDADLARLAGGNVLRALRGAEATARSMKDLPPSMAVLEKPAASK from the coding sequence ATGCGCATGTCCCTTCTGCTCGCCGCCGCGAGCCTGCTAACGGTTCCCGCCATGGCCCAGCCGATCGAACCCAAGGTCCAGCAACGGATCGACCGGATCCTCAAGCGGACGCCGCTTATCGACGGGCACAACGACCTGCCCTGGGCGCTGCGGGAGGATTTCGGCAGCAAGGTCGAGGGCCTCGCCAGCGGGACCGACAAATGGACCCCGCCGCTGATGACCGACATGGCCCGGCTCCGCACCGGCCGCGTCGGCGGGCAGTTCTGGTCAGTCTACATCAGCGGCACGATCCTCGGCGACGAGGCGGTCCGGGTCACGCTCGAACAGATCGATACCGCCCACCGGATCATCGATTCCTACCCGAACGACCTTCGCTTCGTCCGCACCGCCGACGAGATGGTCGCCGCGCACAAGGCCGGGCGGATCGGCTCCATGCTCGGGATCGAGGGCGGCCGGCAGATCGGCGGGAGCATGGCCGCGCTGCGCCGCTTCTATGACCTCGGCGTCCGCTACATGACCCTCACCCACAACCAGACGACCGAATGGGCCGACGCCGGCACCGACGAGCCGAGGTATGACGGCCTGTCGCCCTTCGGCCTCGAGGTGGTGAAGGAGATGAACCGCCTCGGCATGCTGGTCGACCTCAGCCACGTCAGCGCCGCCACCATGCGCGACGCCATCGCTGCCTCCAGGGCACCGGTCATTTTCTCCCATTCCAGCGCGGCGGGCGTGAACCCCCACCCGCGCAACGTGCCCGACGACGTGCTGCGGCTGATGCCGGCCAATGGCGGCGTGGTGATGGTGACCTGGGTGCCGAGCTTCCTCAGCCAGGCCATGTGGAAGTGGGACGGCGAATTCGCCGCTGAGGAAGCCCGCCTCAAGACCTACAATCGCGCCAATGCCGCCGCCGTCACCAGGGGCATGGAAGCCTGGGTCGCGGCCAACCCCCGCCCCGTGGTCGGGATCAAGGACGTCGCGGACCATATCGAGCATGTCGTCCGGATCGCCGGCGTCGACCATGTCGGCATCGGCGGCGATCTCGACGGCATTCCGCGCACGCCGGTCGGGCTCGAGGGCGTCGAGGCCTATCCCCGCCTGTTCGCCGAACTGATCCGCCGCGGCTGGTCCGACGCCGACCTCGCCAGGCTCGCCGGCGGCAACGTGCTCCGCGCGCTCCGGGGCGCCGAGGCGACCGCCCGTTCGATGAAGGACCTACCCCCGTCCATGGCCGTGCTTGAGAAGCCGGCCGCCAGCAAATAG
- a CDS encoding integration host factor subunit alpha encodes MADAGVPRGGHNGEMHAGTLTRADLGDVVHRKLGLSRAESASMVERLLHHMCAALAEGENVKISGFGSFILRDKGERIGRNPKTGVEVPIAPRRVMTFRASQTMRDRIARG; translated from the coding sequence ATGGCCGACGCAGGCGTCCCGCGTGGCGGGCACAATGGCGAAATGCATGCCGGGACTCTGACCCGAGCTGATCTCGGCGATGTCGTGCATCGCAAGCTCGGGCTCAGCCGGGCCGAGTCGGCCTCGATGGTCGAGCGGCTTCTCCATCACATGTGCGCTGCGCTTGCCGAGGGCGAGAACGTCAAGATCTCGGGCTTTGGCAGCTTCATCCTCCGCGACAAGGGCGAGCGGATCGGCCGTAATCCGAAGACCGGTGTGGAGGTGCCGATCGCCCCGCGCCGCGTTATGACCTTCCGCGCCAGTCAGACCATGCGCGACCGAATCGCGCGCGGATAA
- the plsX gene encoding phosphate acyltransferase PlsX: MSAPRIAVDAMGGDAGPAAMLGGIERALRADRSLRFTVVGDEALLAPQLERLALPAGSATILHAPDSIAGDEKPSQALRRARTTSMGLAINAVKEGAADAALSAGNTGALMAMSKLALRTMPGIDRPALTALLPTLGSHDCVMLDLGANTECDAQNLVQFAVMGAAYARTALGLKRPRVKLLNIGTEELKGTDELKEAAAMLREATYLPLAFNGFTEGDQLSRGNVDVVVTDGFSGNIALKTAEGTARFVTDLLRRAFTSSLRSKAGFALSKPALHMLKVHLDPNNHNGAVFLGLNGLVVKSHGGATAKGIANAIAVAARMVRGDIVRQVTTDLDEFRAHAFAGATVSSDPS, from the coding sequence ATGAGCGCTCCGCGGATTGCAGTGGATGCCATGGGGGGCGATGCCGGTCCGGCAGCGATGCTGGGCGGGATCGAGCGCGCCCTCCGCGCCGACCGCTCGCTCCGCTTCACCGTCGTCGGCGACGAGGCGCTCCTCGCTCCCCAGCTCGAGCGCCTTGCGCTTCCGGCGGGCAGCGCCACCATCCTCCACGCGCCCGACAGCATCGCCGGCGACGAGAAGCCGAGCCAGGCGCTCCGCCGCGCCCGCACCACGTCGATGGGTCTTGCCATCAATGCGGTAAAGGAAGGCGCCGCCGACGCGGCTCTCTCGGCCGGCAACACCGGCGCGCTGATGGCGATGAGCAAGCTCGCGCTGCGCACCATGCCCGGAATCGACCGTCCGGCGCTGACCGCCCTGCTGCCGACGCTCGGCAGCCACGATTGCGTCATGCTCGATCTCGGCGCCAACACCGAGTGCGACGCGCAGAACCTTGTCCAGTTCGCCGTCATGGGCGCCGCCTATGCGCGCACCGCGCTCGGCCTCAAGCGCCCGCGGGTGAAGCTGCTCAACATCGGCACCGAGGAACTGAAGGGCACCGACGAGCTCAAGGAAGCCGCCGCCATGCTGCGCGAGGCGACCTACCTCCCCCTCGCCTTCAACGGCTTCACCGAAGGCGACCAATTGTCGCGCGGCAATGTCGACGTGGTGGTGACCGACGGCTTTTCCGGCAACATCGCGCTCAAGACCGCGGAAGGAACGGCGCGCTTCGTCACCGACCTCCTGCGCCGCGCCTTCACGTCATCGCTGCGCTCCAAGGCGGGGTTCGCCCTGTCAAAGCCAGCGCTGCACATGCTCAAGGTCCATCTCGATCCCAACAACCACAATGGCGCGGTCTTCCTCGGCCTCAACGGCCTTGTCGTGAAGAGCCACGGCGGGGCGACCGCCAAGGGCATCGCCAATGCCATCGCCGTCGCGGCGCGCATGGTGCGCGGCGACATCGTTCGCCAGGTCACCACCGACCTCGACGAATTCCGTGCCCATGCCTTTGCCGGAGCGACCGTTTCCAGTGACCCTTCGTAG
- a CDS encoding MBL fold metallo-hydrolase, translated as MVIPVTPLQQNCTLLWCTATNKAALCDPGGDLPKLRAAVAQAGVTVEKIILTHGHIDHCGQAGQLAAELGVPIEGPHMDDLFWIARLADDGAAYGIDASPFEPNRWLTDGEQVTVGDLVLDVYHTPGHTPGHVIFHHPPSSLALVGDVLFADSIGRTDFPLSDHQALLDSVRDKLWPLGGETVFIPGHGPMSSFERERASNPFVGDSVLV; from the coding sequence ATGGTGATCCCGGTCACTCCGCTCCAGCAGAATTGCACCCTCCTCTGGTGCACGGCGACGAACAAGGCGGCCTTGTGCGATCCGGGCGGCGACCTGCCGAAGCTCCGGGCCGCCGTCGCCCAGGCCGGGGTGACGGTCGAGAAGATCATCCTCACCCACGGCCATATCGATCATTGCGGACAGGCGGGGCAGCTCGCGGCCGAGCTTGGCGTGCCGATCGAAGGCCCGCACATGGATGATCTGTTCTGGATCGCCCGGCTGGCGGACGATGGCGCGGCCTATGGCATCGATGCCTCGCCGTTCGAGCCGAACCGCTGGCTGACCGACGGCGAGCAGGTGACCGTCGGCGACCTCGTGCTCGACGTCTACCACACCCCCGGCCACACGCCGGGCCACGTCATCTTCCACCATCCGCCCTCCAGCCTGGCCCTTGTCGGCGACGTGCTGTTCGCGGACTCGATCGGCCGCACCGACTTTCCCCTGTCCGACCACCAGGCGCTGCTCGATTCGGTCAGGGACAAGCTGTGGCCGCTCGGCGGCGAGACGGTGTTCATCCCGGGCCATGGCCCGATGAGCAGCTTCGAGCGCGAACGGGCAAGCAATCCCTTCGTCGGCGATTCCGTTCTCGTCTGA
- a CDS encoding prolyl oligopeptidase family serine peptidase has translation MLNRITLALAASTALVAVPAFAQAPAAAAPKPAALTVQAVPPVPAELAARTRAYQELRSAGFAGWNSRDRSMLVRTRFGNVPQLHRVAGPMMDRQQITFEAEPVGGSWAPSGDVLAIQKDIGGNEIFQIYRLDAGRLTLLTDGKSRNGIGSWSKDGKLIGYSSTRRNGTDTDLYVMDPRDPKTDRMVAEVKGGGWGIAAFAPGNARALVLNYQQVTNSDPYLLDLATRQLTPIGDHKKDIAFGGAQFAPGGALWVLSDEDSDVQRLGRLDPATGRFTPVANAGRWDIDEFDISEDGRTIAYMTNEAGISRLYLLDVASGRARQVQGLPVGVAGGLEFAPWGELGFTFNSAKGPADAWSLNPATGKLTRWTQSETGGLDFSRNPEAQLIEVASFDGEKVSGFLYRPDPAKFPGKRPVIVDIHGGPEGQERPGFQGRDNYLINELGIAVFLPNVRGSTGFGKRFVSLDNGPFKREDSVKDIGAFLDALKKDAAIDANRMAVTGGSYGGYMCYASAIRYADSFKGALCNVAISNFVTFLENTQSYRRDLRRVEYGDERDPAQRAKLQEISPLRRIGEIKAPVFVVQGANDPRVPKSEADQIVAGLNARPGAAPTWYMVGENEGHGFGKKENQDYLFWSTLQFWQQTLLK, from the coding sequence ATGCTGAACCGGATCACGCTCGCGCTCGCCGCGTCCACCGCCCTCGTCGCCGTCCCGGCCTTCGCCCAGGCGCCCGCCGCCGCCGCGCCGAAGCCCGCCGCGCTCACCGTCCAGGCGGTGCCGCCGGTTCCGGCCGAGCTGGCCGCCCGCACCCGCGCCTACCAGGAGCTGCGCTCCGCCGGCTTCGCGGGCTGGAACAGCCGCGACCGCTCGATGCTGGTCCGCACCCGCTTCGGCAACGTGCCCCAGCTCCACCGCGTCGCCGGCCCGATGATGGACCGCCAGCAGATCACCTTCGAAGCCGAGCCGGTGGGCGGCAGCTGGGCGCCGTCGGGCGACGTCCTCGCCATCCAGAAGGACATTGGCGGCAACGAAATCTTCCAGATCTACCGCCTCGACGCCGGCCGCCTGACCCTGCTCACCGACGGCAAGAGCCGCAACGGCATCGGCAGCTGGAGCAAGGACGGCAAGCTGATCGGCTATTCCTCAACCCGCCGCAACGGCACCGACACCGACCTCTACGTGATGGATCCGCGCGATCCGAAGACCGACCGCATGGTCGCCGAGGTCAAGGGCGGCGGCTGGGGCATCGCCGCCTTCGCGCCGGGCAATGCGAGGGCGCTGGTGCTGAACTACCAGCAGGTCACCAACTCCGACCCCTATCTTCTCGACCTCGCCACCCGCCAGCTTACCCCGATCGGCGACCACAAGAAGGACATCGCCTTCGGCGGCGCGCAGTTCGCGCCCGGCGGCGCGCTGTGGGTCCTCTCCGACGAGGACAGCGACGTCCAGCGGCTCGGCCGCCTCGACCCCGCGACCGGCCGCTTCACCCCGGTCGCCAACGCCGGCCGCTGGGACATCGACGAGTTCGACATTTCCGAAGACGGCCGCACCATCGCCTACATGACCAACGAGGCCGGCATCAGCCGCCTCTACCTGCTCGACGTCGCCAGTGGCCGCGCGCGGCAGGTGCAGGGTCTCCCGGTCGGAGTCGCCGGCGGGCTCGAGTTCGCGCCGTGGGGCGAACTCGGCTTCACCTTCAACTCGGCCAAGGGCCCGGCCGACGCCTGGTCGCTCAACCCCGCCACCGGCAAGCTCACCCGCTGGACCCAGAGCGAGACCGGCGGCCTCGACTTTTCCCGCAACCCCGAAGCCCAGCTGATCGAGGTCGCGAGCTTCGACGGCGAGAAGGTCTCGGGCTTCCTCTACCGCCCCGACCCGGCCAAATTCCCCGGCAAGCGGCCGGTGATCGTCGACATCCACGGCGGGCCGGAAGGGCAGGAGCGCCCCGGCTTCCAGGGCCGCGACAATTACCTGATCAACGAGCTCGGCATCGCCGTCTTCCTGCCCAACGTCCGCGGCTCGACCGGCTTCGGCAAGCGCTTCGTCAGCCTCGACAACGGTCCGTTCAAGCGCGAGGATTCGGTCAAGGACATCGGTGCCTTCCTCGACGCGCTGAAGAAGGATGCGGCGATCGACGCCAACCGCATGGCGGTGACCGGCGGAAGCTACGGCGGCTACATGTGCTACGCCTCGGCCATCCGCTACGCCGACAGCTTCAAGGGCGCGCTCTGCAACGTCGCCATCTCCAACTTCGTCACCTTCCTCGAAAATACGCAAAGCTACCGCCGCGACCTTCGCCGGGTCGAATATGGTGACGAGCGCGATCCTGCCCAGCGCGCCAAGCTGCAGGAGATCAGCCCGCTCCGCCGAATCGGCGAGATCAAGGCGCCCGTCTTCGTCGTCCAGGGCGCCAACGACCCGCGCGTGCCCAAGTCGGAGGCCGACCAGATCGTTGCCGGCCTGAACGCCCGCCCGGGCGCCGCGCCGACCTGGTACATGGTCGGCGAGAACGAAGGGCACGGCTTCGGCAAGAAGGAGAACCAGGACTATCTGTTCTGGTCGACCCTGCAGTTCTGGCAGCAGACCCTTCTCAAGTGA
- the rpmF gene encoding 50S ribosomal protein L32 translates to MAVPKRKTSPSKRNMRRSHHALTPASFQECPNCGELKLPHNLCQACGHYNGREIVSTEA, encoded by the coding sequence ATGGCCGTCCCCAAGAGAAAGACCTCGCCCTCGAAGCGCAACATGCGCCGCAGCCATCATGCGCTGACCCCGGCGAGCTTCCAGGAATGCCCGAACTGCGGCGAGCTCAAGCTCCCGCACAATCTCTGCCAGGCCTGCGGCCATTATAACGGCCGCGAGATCGTTTCGACCGAGGCCTGA